The Paenibacillus sp. BIC5C1 DNA segment ATGCTTCTTCATCAAATAACTTTTTTGCTCTAAGTTCCAAACCAAGCCTAATTCCCGTACCTTGCTCTTCAACCAAATGTGCGAATGTATCCACCACTAAGTTGATAAAACGTTCCAATTCTTTTACATGTACGTTTTCTTCTGTCCATCGATTCATTAACTCGGATAGCTTAAGGGCAAACTGTTCCTTTTGACGAGCTTGTATCATCTGGACAAACGAAAATTCCAGTGTGGAATCCAGACAACCTGCTTCAGTTCTTACTATGGAGACGGGATTCCCGCTATCCAGCACCAATCCATTGTTCAATCGCTGATGCATTGATAAAATGGACGATATTTGGTGATAAAGTTCAGACAAAATAACGGATTCCGACCATAGCAGCTGCCCACCGATTGTTGTGTCCATACCTTGCGAAACCAAATGGCGGCGCAGCGATTCCAGACATTCATGTACAGAGGAATACAAATCAAGAATTCCTTTATTTACAAAAACGATGAATTGCTGCGGAGTTTGACTTAGAAACACTTTACATGGACGAGGAGCAAAAAAATCTTCTAAAGAAGCCTGTAACGTCTTTTGTCCCCATCGTTCCCGTTCCGGGGTGAAAGGCTGCCTACGTAGAACAATCATTATTTGGGACAAAAAAACAGCATGTTCCCCCGGCTTAAGTTCAGCATAACTATGGGGATCAACGATCTCCTGCAGCTCATGAAAGTTCCTGGATCTCGATTGATCGAGCTGTTTAATAACTCTGCGCATGACTTCCTCCAGCGCCTCAGGCTCGACGGGCTTCAGCAAATAGTCGAACACCTGTAAATTCAATGCTTTTCGTGTATATTCAAAATCGCTATACCCGCTAATTAGAATAACCTTTAACTCAGGCTGAGCAAGCTTGGCGTGCTCAATTAGTGATAAGCCATCCATCTTGGGCATCCGTATGTCTGTCAACAGAAGATCGATTGGCTGCTTCTGAAGTGCTGCCAGCGCCTCTTCCCCATTCGTGGCCGTAACTGCCACGTGAATGGGAAAATCCAGCGTGTCCAGCAGCATTTTAATATTGCGCAATATAGGTTTGCTATCCTCAACGATCATGATATTGTACATTGTCTATGCCTCCTGTGCTCAGTAAAAATCCCTCGTCATCGAGCCGATGATTTGAATAGTTGCTCCTTTTCCCTCGTCAGAATGATTGTTGTAGATGTTAAAAAACAGCCGATTGCTATACATCAGTTTCAGCCGATTGACACTATTGACGATTCCCATGTTGCCAAGAGCTGTCTGACGATCAGGGTTTTGACTCATTCCGGAGCCAGACTTCTGAATATTGGACAAAATCTCTTCTATTTTGTTTGGCGGGAAGCCCTCTCCGTTGTCTTTAATCTCCAATGCCCATAATCCGTTATACTGCTTCACGGTAATTTGGATACACCAGGGAGGTGTGGTATTGAAGAAAGCATGCTCAATACAGTTTTCAACGAAAGGCTGAATGACCAGCCGCGGCAGGCGAATTTCACTCGTCAGTTCATCAGCATCAATGTTCCACTCTAGATCTTCTTCATACTTTTGCTGTACCAACGACAAATAATGTCTCGTATGCTCAAGCTCTTCCGTCATCGTCACATGTGCATAAGGGGATGAAACTATATATCGTAAACTGTCTGACAGATGTTTGCACATATCGGACACGACCCGGGTTCTTCCCTCTTGAGCAGCAATGCTGATCAAATAAAGGACGTTATGAAGGAAATGGGGAGCGATCTGAGCTTGCAATGCGGAATTCCGCGCGGTGACTTCTTCATGTAACGCCTTCTTCTCACGGTCAATAGACTCCTGTAATCTCTCCATCAAGTCCTGAAAAGCTTCATTCAACAGCAAGAGATCATTATTTTTAGGCCGATCATCGACTTTCAGCTTCATATTGCTGTAGTTGATGCGCCAAATCTGGCTGCGAAGCTTGCGAATGGGAAGCAACAGATTGCGTGTGGAGAAGAAAATGTATACGAAAGAAATGAGCATTAAGGCTGTAATCAGCAAAATGGACATGCTTTGCACGGAGCGGATTGAGCCTAAAACCGAGTCTTTCGGCGTTGTTATAAAAGTAATCCAACCCGTCTGGTGAGATGTAGAATGCGTAACGTAATTATTTTGTTCATCAACTGCCAGTCCTTCGTCGGATAGTGGCTCTTTCCACACCAATGCGTTCTTTCTCACTTCCGAGCCAGTCATTTGCTCACCTTGCTTGTTCATAATGAATACATCTCCTGCTGTAATTCCTTCCGTAAGGTTTTGAATGTAAGCTTGATCCATTTGAATACTAAGATATCCGTATAGCCTGCCATTCTGATCGTTGACCGTACGGACAAAGGAAATCGTGTCTGCATCTCGAAGCAGAATAAATCCGTTCCCTGTCCACTCTCGTCCACTTCTACTTTTTTCCGTTAAGGCACTTAGGATTGTTGGAGGATGTCCTGAACCCAGATACGATGTGAGCAGCACACCCTGTTTATCATAAATGGACATGTCCTTGATGTTCATACTGGGGCCAATCGCCTGAAACATGATATCTTTCAGTTTCCGAATCTGCTTCAGTCTTTCATAATTGCTTGGGGCTGAAGAACTCTTGTCCATCGTTGCGAAGATGTCCTTATTCGACAATATGCGCTGGGACATCTGGTTTTGCTGCTCTACGTATAGGTCAACCTGTTCTCGTACCTTAGTGGCAGTGACTAGCATATCCTCCTCCGTTTTTTGTGTAAGCGGGCGGATAACGACAAGGTTCACATAAACGATAAAACATCCCAGCACGAACAAAAGAAGCGCCAGAAATGTCAAAAATACTTTTGTCTGCAAGCTGAATTGTGTGGCTCTATGTAGAAGTTTAGCCATGCTTCGCGAAGCCTCCTGTCCTATCATGCTGTGAAATTCGTCTGGATCATGTCTTAATGTAGCATGGGTTTGAATGAAATGATAGCGATTTCAAGTTCAGTATTTTACACATAAATATTCAAGCACAGACATGTACCGAAGTAAGAGAGGATTCTATAATTGGATTTGTAAACGGATTCATCACATGTTTCAGAGGGGGATTTACGTTGAACATGCATAAAAGAAAAAAAGCAGCATCCATTGTATTGGCAAGCTTGTTGTCCATTTCACTGACCGCTTGCGGATCAGGTGACACTGATTCTGGCACATCTGCAAGCAATGGCAATAAAAACAGCAAGGTCACACTGGAACTGGCCATTTCCAAGAGCTCACAGGATTCCGCCTTTATCCAGCAGGATATTCTCGATGAGTTTGAAAAACAGACCCATATCTCTGTAAATTTGCAGCTCATCCCGGCTGAGCAAACAACAACCGTACTGCAAACCAAGCTGGCTGTAGACGAAACGCCCGACATCATCCAGTACAATTTGGCCAGCGCCATTACGGATTTGAATCTTGAACGCAATTTCGAAATTCTGGATAACGAGTCCTGGGCCAACAGAATTGTAAACAAAGATGTACTCTCTGCTGCCGGCCATATCTACAGCTTCCATGTCAGTCAGGACACGGGCATGCAAGGCGTCGTGTACAACAAACAGATTTTTGCTGACCTGGGTCTGTCCATCCCTACAAGTTACGAACAATTTTTGGCGATCTGTGAAAAAATTAAAGCTAGCGGTATTACTCCAGTATTCATGCCCTATAAAGATGCATGGGCTGCGAACATTTGGCCTGCGGCAGCATTTGCCGATTTTGTAGCCAAAAATGACCCTACTTTTTTCGATGAACTCAATAGCAACAAGAAAAAATGGTCCGATATTCCCGAGTTTAAAACGTTTTTGGAGCAGCAATACGAAGTGTACACCAAGGGGTATACCAATACGGATGTGCTGAGCGACAGCTATGACATGGCGGTTGGCAAATTCCTGAACAAGGAAGTCGCCATGATGTTTATGGGAGATTGGTTAATCGAAGGCGTAGCAGAGCAGGATCCAAGCATGGAACTCGGTGTATTCCCAATTCCTTCTTCTGATGATGCCAAATTGGGTGCAAGTCCGCTTGGAGGACAGCTGTTCATTCCGAAAAAGGCTAAGCATTTGGACGAAGCCAAACAGTTCCTGGACTTTATCGCCTCCAAGGAAATTGCCCAACAGATCGTCGACTCCAAAGGCTATGTATCCAATTTTAGCGATGTTACTACGCCAGAGTTGCCTGCTTACAAACAGGATATCGTTGACAATTACATCCTGCCCAAGAAAACTGTGTTGACCACGGATGCTTACATGCTGGTAGATCGCAGTGAGTTATACAGACTGTTACAAGATCAATTCGCTGGCGGTTTGACACCGGAGGAAGTATTGAAATCCTGGGATGAGAAGTTCAGTCAACTAATGCAGGATAAAGGCGTTTCCGGTTTCTAAGAATTGAAATACAGGGCAGCATGTCATTCCTGAATGATGTGCTGCCTAGCTATAACGGAGTGTGAGACATGAAAAGGGCGAAAAATTTATATTCGTATTACATGGTATTTCCGGCACTACTCATCTACTCTATCTTTTTTGTTATTCCAGCTATTGCTGCTTTCTATTACTCTTTTACGGATTGGCGGCTGGATCGAATTGATCTGAAGTTTATCGGATGGGACAATTTCGAGAAAATTTTCTCAGACAAAACACTTATTTTGGCGCTTAAAAATACGGCGATTTTTGCCGTTGTTACGGTTGCTGGCAAAAATATTATTGGTCTGCTATTAGCCGTGGCCCTAAATATGAGATTAAAAACGAAGAACCTGCTGCGCGCAATATTCTACTCACCTTCCATACTGAGCATTCTGGTCATCAGCATCTTGTTCACACCAATGCTGCGTACAGAAGGTACGATCAATCGTGTATTGGAAGCAGTCGGATTACATTCATTGAGCCAGGCTTGGTTGACCAATCCTTCCCTTGTCATCTGGACGATTGCCATCGTATCCATCTGGCAAAGCGCCGGATTCCAAATGGCCATCTATCTGGCTGGTTTACAATCCATTTCTCAAGAATATTATGAAGCCGCTACGATTGACGGAGCAAGCTCATGGAAAAGTTTTTTCAAAATTACTCTGCCACTTTTGCTGCCAGCCATCAATATTAATCTGATGTTGACACTGATTGGCGGGCTTAAAGTATTCTCGGAAGTGTATGTCATGACTGGCGGAGGTCCAGGCAACGCTTCACAAGTTGTGGGAACAATCATTCTCCGCTCCTTCGGCGAAGGAAACTGGGGACTTGGTACCGCAGTCAACACACTTCTGTTTGTGGTGGTCACGATTATTGCTATACCGCTGTTGATTTTCATGCGGCGCAAGGAGGTTACGGAATAACATGGGATATACACGCAAACTCGCTATTCGCAACTATGTTGTTGAAGGATTTCTGCTCCTCGCCTCTCTGCTCATTCTGTTGCCTCTGGTGGTTCTAATTCTGGGTTCGTTCAAAACGAGCGCTGAAGTGCTCAGCTTTTCCTTAAGTCTGCCGGATCAATGGCAATTTTCAAACTATGTCCGGGTATTTGAAGAAGGCGGTCTGTCCCGAGCATTCCTGAACAGCATCTGGATTACGGGGATATCGTCCATCATCAACATTGTGGCTTCCTCAGCGGCTTCCTTCATTCTGGCACGCCGGGACACCAAACTTTCAAACACAATATATATGTATTTTTTCATGGGACTGATTGCACCGATGTCGATTATTACGACGATCCGGGTCGTGCAAGGTTTGGGGTTTTATGGAAGTATATCAAGCGTCATCCTGATCTATGCAGCGCTTAATACCGCCTTTAGCGTATTTTTGTACAGCGGATTTATCAAAACCATTCCGAAAGCACTGGACGAGGTTGCGTTTTTGGAAGGTGCCAGCGTGTTCGGCGTGTTTTTCCGTATCGTTACACCACTCATCCTGCCCGTCAACGCAACGGTAGCGATCATGGTTTTTATGTCGGTATGGAATGATATTACGATTCCGGTGTACTTCCTTACGAATAGTTCAACGTGGACGATGCCGCTCTCGATCTATAATTTTTACGGCAAATACAGCCGTGACTGGAACTTGATTTTTGCTAATCTTGTACTGACTTCACTTCCTGTGTTTATCCTCTACTTGTTTGGACAGAAATATATCGTTAGCGGACTTACTGCGGGAGCGGTCAAAGGGTGATCATTGGTATTTATATAGACATAAACTTAGGACGCTTTTGGGAAATCAACTCCCAAAAGCGTTTTTTTGTTCATGCTATCCTGACGTTTATTTACAATATACACTTCTATGTTTATTTCTGAACAAATTCAATGAATCCAACAATTGATTATACAATTCTCCCTTATATAATAATAGATAGATGTTCATTATTGTATGAATGTAAATTCAAATCACACATCAGTGTTACTACAGTAATGGATGACATTCACTTTATCCCATTCATGTCGAAAGGAGATGCTGCGATGGACAGACCCTATATGATTTGTCATATGCTTAGTTCGTTGGATGGCAAAATTATCGGCGATTTTCTGGAAGATGATCGGTCAGCCTACTTCATTCATGAGTATGAACGTATCCATGACCGCTACGAGTGTAATGCCTGGATGTGCGGACGAATCACGATGCAAGAGCATTTTGCACATGAATATATTCCTCCATTCAATCAAGACAAGCTGTCCCCCATTCCTCGAACGGACTATATTGCGCAGCGAGACATTGAAACTTATGCCATCGCTGTAGATCCACACGGCAAATTGGCTTGGAACCA contains these protein-coding regions:
- a CDS encoding ABC transporter substrate-binding protein gives rise to the protein MHKRKKAASIVLASLLSISLTACGSGDTDSGTSASNGNKNSKVTLELAISKSSQDSAFIQQDILDEFEKQTHISVNLQLIPAEQTTTVLQTKLAVDETPDIIQYNLASAITDLNLERNFEILDNESWANRIVNKDVLSAAGHIYSFHVSQDTGMQGVVYNKQIFADLGLSIPTSYEQFLAICEKIKASGITPVFMPYKDAWAANIWPAAAFADFVAKNDPTFFDELNSNKKKWSDIPEFKTFLEQQYEVYTKGYTNTDVLSDSYDMAVGKFLNKEVAMMFMGDWLIEGVAEQDPSMELGVFPIPSSDDAKLGASPLGGQLFIPKKAKHLDEAKQFLDFIASKEIAQQIVDSKGYVSNFSDVTTPELPAYKQDIVDNYILPKKTVLTTDAYMLVDRSELYRLLQDQFAGGLTPEEVLKSWDEKFSQLMQDKGVSGF
- a CDS encoding cache domain-containing sensor histidine kinase; this translates as MAKLLHRATQFSLQTKVFLTFLALLLFVLGCFIVYVNLVVIRPLTQKTEEDMLVTATKVREQVDLYVEQQNQMSQRILSNKDIFATMDKSSSAPSNYERLKQIRKLKDIMFQAIGPSMNIKDMSIYDKQGVLLTSYLGSGHPPTILSALTEKSRSGREWTGNGFILLRDADTISFVRTVNDQNGRLYGYLSIQMDQAYIQNLTEGITAGDVFIMNKQGEQMTGSEVRKNALVWKEPLSDEGLAVDEQNNYVTHSTSHQTGWITFITTPKDSVLGSIRSVQSMSILLITALMLISFVYIFFSTRNLLLPIRKLRSQIWRINYSNMKLKVDDRPKNNDLLLLNEAFQDLMERLQESIDREKKALHEEVTARNSALQAQIAPHFLHNVLYLISIAAQEGRTRVVSDMCKHLSDSLRYIVSSPYAHVTMTEELEHTRHYLSLVQQKYEEDLEWNIDADELTSEIRLPRLVIQPFVENCIEHAFFNTTPPWCIQITVKQYNGLWALEIKDNGEGFPPNKIEEILSNIQKSGSGMSQNPDRQTALGNMGIVNSVNRLKLMYSNRLFFNIYNNHSDEGKGATIQIIGSMTRDFY
- a CDS encoding response regulator transcription factor, which translates into the protein MYNIMIVEDSKPILRNIKMLLDTLDFPIHVAVTATNGEEALAALQKQPIDLLLTDIRMPKMDGLSLIEHAKLAQPELKVILISGYSDFEYTRKALNLQVFDYLLKPVEPEALEEVMRRVIKQLDQSRSRNFHELQEIVDPHSYAELKPGEHAVFLSQIMIVLRRQPFTPERERWGQKTLQASLEDFFAPRPCKVFLSQTPQQFIVFVNKGILDLYSSVHECLESLRRHLVSQGMDTTIGGQLLWSESVILSELYHQISSILSMHQRLNNGLVLDSGNPVSIVRTEAGCLDSTLEFSFVQMIQARQKEQFALKLSELMNRWTEENVHVKELERFINLVVDTFAHLVEEQGTGIRLGLELRAKKLFDEEAYGDFCVELTEWIGQCFDMLQSHGRKSREDLFVQMDEYIKRNKYTQISINDIAMKFHVSPSYVSRVIKSVTQVTFVQYYTKLRMKEACRLMECQPEMKFKELSDLLSFSDQHYFSKVFKEYTGLSPTEYKEKLLK
- a CDS encoding carbohydrate ABC transporter permease, translating into MKRAKNLYSYYMVFPALLIYSIFFVIPAIAAFYYSFTDWRLDRIDLKFIGWDNFEKIFSDKTLILALKNTAIFAVVTVAGKNIIGLLLAVALNMRLKTKNLLRAIFYSPSILSILVISILFTPMLRTEGTINRVLEAVGLHSLSQAWLTNPSLVIWTIAIVSIWQSAGFQMAIYLAGLQSISQEYYEAATIDGASSWKSFFKITLPLLLPAININLMLTLIGGLKVFSEVYVMTGGGPGNASQVVGTIILRSFGEGNWGLGTAVNTLLFVVVTIIAIPLLIFMRRKEVTE
- a CDS encoding carbohydrate ABC transporter permease, with the protein product MGYTRKLAIRNYVVEGFLLLASLLILLPLVVLILGSFKTSAEVLSFSLSLPDQWQFSNYVRVFEEGGLSRAFLNSIWITGISSIINIVASSAASFILARRDTKLSNTIYMYFFMGLIAPMSIITTIRVVQGLGFYGSISSVILIYAALNTAFSVFLYSGFIKTIPKALDEVAFLEGASVFGVFFRIVTPLILPVNATVAIMVFMSVWNDITIPVYFLTNSSTWTMPLSIYNFYGKYSRDWNLIFANLVLTSLPVFILYLFGQKYIVSGLTAGAVKG